A stretch of DNA from Halorubrum sp. BOL3-1:
CTAGCGACGATTCGGGCGTATCTGGGTGTTCAGAGTCGGGGGGACTCATTCAGTCTATTTGGAGTGTAATGTTTGATGTATTTGGTAATGCTGGCGGTGGGTCCCCACCCGTGACCATGTAGACCGGTAGGAACGAGATTATCAACCGACTGCGGAACGGCGAGTTCGACCCTGACTACCGACTGACGCGGCTTCACGACACCATGCCACAGGTTCAGCAACTCCGGGAACTCGAGGGGGCACCGCACGCGACCGCCTTCCCCGACGGTGAACCACGGAGTTGAAGCCACTGGTCGCGAAATCGAGTCGTATATCGACGAGACCGATGACATCCTCTGACCAGCCGCCGTCACCGAACCAGCTGTTTTCGCTCCTCAGCGAGGACGCCTTCGAAGAGGCGGTGACGTGGCTGGACGACCTCACCACAGCAGAGGATGAGCCCCGTAAACACGCCCTACAGGCGGTTCGAAGCCACGCCGAAGCGCATCCCGAACGATTCGACGGGCTGGCCGCCCCGCTCACGACGTTCCTGACCGACGAAGAGCGCGCAATCAGGCTGACGACCGCGAAGCTGTTCGTCACGCTCAGCCGGACGGAACCAGTAGCCGTTCTACCGGTCGTCGACGCTCTCGCCGATCGACTGGCAGATGACGAGGCGTTCTATTACGTCCGGGCGCGATGCGCGGAAGCGCTGGGGTACGTCGGCCGCGAACACCCCGAGGCGGTCAGCGATCCGGAGATACTGGCCGACTTCCGCATCGGCCTCTCCTTTGACGAACCGGAAGTCAAGGAGAAACTCGCGAAGGCGCTGGAGTGCGTCGCGCTGGGTGACCCGAGCCGACTCCGACATCAGGTCGGGTCGTTGTCTAAGCACCTCAACGACGAGGAAGAGCTGGTCCGGCATCACCTCTGTACGGCGTTGGCGGCGGTTGGCTGTGAGCACCCGACGAAGCTCTCGGACGGTCGTGACGCCCTCGCGGCCCGGCTGTCGGATGTAGACGAGAACCCGTACACTCGCGGTCGGGCCGCCGAGGCGCTGGGGCTGCTGGAGGACATCGATGGTGAGGAAGTGGTCGTTCCCGACGAGATCGAAGCAGACGAGGACGAAGCGGACGAGTTCGTCCGCTCGCGGCTCGCGTTTCTCCGGGGGACACAGACGGAGCAATCAGCCGGGAGGACTGATGACGTGGGAACGCTGGACTCGCTCCGGGGCGGAACCGAGGGGGTCGTCGACGCGATGACGACACCCGACGGCGAGGATTGTCCGCACTGTGGACTCGCGGTTCCGGAAGGCGGGCCGCCGATGTGTCCGCGGTGTGGCGCACCGCGCTGACCGGGGAGTTTGGCCGGCCTAAATCCGGAAGTCTTTACAACTATTAGGCGAGCCTAAATCATATGTCGAGAGACGCCGAGGCACACGAGGCACCGACGCGGCGAGACTACCTGAAGTACGGCGGCGCGGTTATCGGTGGCGGACTGCTCGCAGGATGTACGGGGAGCAGTGAACCGGAGTCGACGCCGACTGAGACGAGTACGAACGCGGAGTCCCCTACCGAAGAGAACGGTAGCTACACTGTGTCGATGGAACCCGTCGGCGGTGTCGAATTCGAAAGCGTCCCCGAGACGTGGGTCGCAAACAACGGCAGCCGGGCCGATATGGGAATCGCGCTGGGCCAAGAACTACCCGAGGGTGTTTGGCTCACCAGCCGGTATCATACTCAGTACTACGACGAGATTCCGGGCGTCTCCGTCGACAAGAGTGAGATGGCCGACCTATACCAGGACGGTGTCAGCAAGGAACTCTTCCACGAGCTCGACGGCGATATCCACGTCATCGATCCGAACTTCCTGATGAACCCGTTCGAAGGCTGGGAGAAGGAAGCTATCGACGAAATCCGCGAGAACATCTCGCCGTTCTCCGGGAACAGTATCTTTTCGCGAGGCTACCCGTGGCACGAGAACTACCGGTACTACTCCCCGTACGAGGCGTTCGAAAAGCGAGTCAGGTATTTCAACAGCAGGCCCGCTACGAAGCGTTCGTGTCGGTACACGAGTCGTTCCGGGAGAACCTCGCACCCGTAGTTCCAGGGCGTAGTGACCGTCCATCGGTGGCCGTCCTCTGGGCGAGTGGTGACCAACCGGAGACGTTCTTACCATACGTTATCGGAGGCGGGTCCGGTTTCAAGCACCTCCGCGATCTGAAACTCCGGGACGCGCTTGCGCGCTCCGATATCAAAGACTTCCACACCAATCGCGGCGAAATCGACTACGAGACGTTACTCGACATCGATCCGGACGTGCTTCTCCTCCGCGGTCAGGAGGCAAAATCGGCCGACGAGTTCGAGCAGACGGTCGTCGAATTCATGCGAAATCACGATGTCGCAAGCAGTCTCACCGCCGTCGAGGACGGTGCTGTCTACCGCGCGGGTGGCCTGTATCAGGGGCCGATTACGAACCTCGTCCTGACTGAACGACTGGCGGCGGACGTGTACGACACTGACGAGGAACTCTTCGACCGACAGCAGGTCGCAGACATCGTCAACGGTGATATCTGATTATGACTGCCGCCGAAACCGGACAGGCACTCGAGCACGACCACGATGTCGTCATCGTCGGCGGCGGCCCGGCGGGCTGCTCGGCGGGCGTGTTCTGCGCCCGCGAGGGGCTCGACACGGCCGTCTTCGACCGCGGGCGCTCCTCGCTCCAGCGGTGTGCCCACCTCGGGAACTGCCTCGGCTTCCCGGCCGGGATCGCTATCGACGATTTCACCGCCCTCATGTACGCCCACGTCAGCGAGGCGGGCTGTGACATCGTCGAGGAACGGGTTGAATCGGCCACGCAGGCGGACGCCGACGCGCGGTTCGTCGTCGAGACACGGGCCGGGGAGGTACACGCTGCGAAGTACGTCATCGCCGCAGCGTGGTACGACGGCTCGTACCTTCGCGGACTGAACGACGAGGACACGTTCGAGCAACAGGAGCATCACGGCGAGGTCGAGGAACGGTTCGATCCGGAGTATCCCGATGGGGACGGTCGAACACCCGTCGACGGGCTGTACGTCGCCTCGCCGGCCGGCGATCGAAGTGCACAGGCCATCGTCGTTGCGGGGCACGGCGCGCACGTCGCCCGATGGCTGTCGGAAGACCGTCGAAGTGAGCGCGGGTACTCGGGTGAGGTCGCACCCCATTACGATTGGCTCAGATCCGACGCGGAGTTCGCGGGAGAATGGGCGGAGCGCGAGCGCTGGCGCACGTGGTTCGACGACGAGATGGGAGCCGACCTCTCCGAGGATCGAGTGGCAGACCTGCGGGAGGCGTACATCGATCGGGCGTTCGACACGCGTCGGACTGACCAGGAGGTCGAGGCGGCGACAGAGCGCGGTCTCCGGCGATTGGTCGAGGTCATCGGCCAGGATCGGCTACTCGATGTTATCGACGACGATGAGATTCGGTCGCGTGTGAGCGAACTCGAAGACACGGATACCGCTCATGAAAGCTGAACGCCATGATACGACGATAATCGGCGGCGGCGTCGCTGGGCTCTCAGCGGCGACTTTTACCGCCCGTCACGGCCTCGACACGCTCGTTGTCGATTCGGGCGACTCGATCCTCCGGCGCAACGCGCACCTGGAGAACTTCCCCGGGTTCCCGGCCGGCGTCAACGCCCGCCGGCTGCTCGACCTGCTCGGCGAACAGGCCGAGGCGGCGGGCGCGACACGTCACGAGGCGACAGTTACGGAAGTCACGCGAACCGACGAGGGGTTCGTCGTCGAGACCGACGAGGACGACCGCTACCGCACCGAGTACGTCGTCGCGGCGACGAAGAACGAGGTCGGCTACCTCGGCGATATTGACGGTGTCGGGGTCATCGAACGCGGGAAGGCCTTCGTCGACGTCGACGAGCGGGGCCGTACGGGCGTGGAGGGGCTGTACGCGGCCGGTCGACTCGCCGAGAAGCCCCACCAGGCGATCGTCTGTGCCGGCCACGGCGCTGAGGTCGGCGCGACCCTTCTCGAAGACGACGACCGGCCGTTCTACCACGACTGGGTCGCGCCCGAGGGCTACTTCACCGACCGCGGGCGTGACCTCCCGCCGGGCTGTGAGGAGATCGACGACGAGGAGCGAGAGCGCCGGGAAGACGCGTCGCTGGAAGCCGTGCGAGACCGCTTCGCGGAACCGCATCCGGACGAGCAGGAGACGCACCCGAGCCTTCGACGCGACTGACTCGATAGCTCGTCTCGTCCGCTTTTTCGCGACGGCGAAACTACCGGTGGAACTAAATATTTTTAGGGCGACCTAAAAATATGCGACCGACCAGACGACAGCTGATCGCGGCCGGCAGTTCGGCATTCGCAGCCGGTCTCGCAGGATGTAACGAGTCCGGAGAGAACAGTCTCGGTGACTCGGCGGGGACGCCCAAGTCGGAATCCACCGCCGATGGGACGACGGCGTCAGTCGAGACGGCCGTCGCCGCCGAGTGGAACGCGATGCGTGCGCGGGTACGGGACGCACTTTCGCTCGGCGTCGCCGGCGACGCAGGTGGCGGTGCCGCCGTCGCGCAGGCGACGTTCGCTCGCTTCGAGGGGCCCCCGGAGAACACGGCGCTCACGAGATGCTCGAGGAGACTGACGAGTCGAACTACGAGGAGTTCGAGGAGGCGCTCGGCGAGCTCCGGACCGAAGGCCTCCGAGCGGAGGACATCTCTCGGGCGCGCGAGGAGGCGACGATCGCCAGCGCCCAACTCGCCGAAGCCCAGCGGACGCTCGTCGGGGACGAAACGGCTCGACTCCTCGACCTCCAGCTGCTCGGGGCGTCGGTACAGGACGCGGCCTTCCTCGCGGCGG
This window harbors:
- a CDS encoding NAD(P)/FAD-dependent oxidoreductase, with amino-acid sequence MKAERHDTTIIGGGVAGLSAATFTARHGLDTLVVDSGDSILRRNAHLENFPGFPAGVNARRLLDLLGEQAEAAGATRHEATVTEVTRTDEGFVVETDEDDRYRTEYVVAATKNEVGYLGDIDGVGVIERGKAFVDVDERGRTGVEGLYAAGRLAEKPHQAIVCAGHGAEVGATLLEDDDRPFYHDWVAPEGYFTDRGRDLPPGCEEIDDEERERREDASLEAVRDRFAEPHPDEQETHPSLRRD
- a CDS encoding NAD(P)/FAD-dependent oxidoreductase — its product is MTAAETGQALEHDHDVVIVGGGPAGCSAGVFCAREGLDTAVFDRGRSSLQRCAHLGNCLGFPAGIAIDDFTALMYAHVSEAGCDIVEERVESATQADADARFVVETRAGEVHAAKYVIAAAWYDGSYLRGLNDEDTFEQQEHHGEVEERFDPEYPDGDGRTPVDGLYVASPAGDRSAQAIVVAGHGAHVARWLSEDRRSERGYSGEVAPHYDWLRSDAEFAGEWAERERWRTWFDDEMGADLSEDRVADLREAYIDRAFDTRRTDQEVEAATERGLRRLVEVIGQDRLLDVIDDDEIRSRVSELEDTDTAHES
- a CDS encoding HEAT repeat domain-containing protein: MTSSDQPPSPNQLFSLLSEDAFEEAVTWLDDLTTAEDEPRKHALQAVRSHAEAHPERFDGLAAPLTTFLTDEERAIRLTTAKLFVTLSRTEPVAVLPVVDALADRLADDEAFYYVRARCAEALGYVGREHPEAVSDPEILADFRIGLSFDEPEVKEKLAKALECVALGDPSRLRHQVGSLSKHLNDEEELVRHHLCTALAAVGCEHPTKLSDGRDALAARLSDVDENPYTRGRAAEALGLLEDIDGEEVVVPDEIEADEDEADEFVRSRLAFLRGTQTEQSAGRTDDVGTLDSLRGGTEGVVDAMTTPDGEDCPHCGLAVPEGGPPMCPRCGAPR